Proteins encoded within one genomic window of Eublepharis macularius isolate TG4126 chromosome 10, MPM_Emac_v1.0, whole genome shotgun sequence:
- the MFAP3L gene encoding microfibrillar-associated protein 3-like isoform X2 has protein sequence MNMFNNHLLLYYWTTICLFNLLTALTAAEDVTNSTLNHTDMFSGSVPVVIYRVDHIIVKEGYSALMDCNIQGRPGPEYEWYNSNGHLLTEEKDGGKWILDNGQLNITSVSFDDRGKYTCVASNIYGQVNNTVTLRVVFTSGDMGLYYMIVCLVAFTVVLILNITRLCMMSSHLKKTEKAINEFFRTEGAEKLQKAFEIAKRIPIITSAKTLELAKVTQFKTMEFARYIEELARSVPLPPLIMNCRTIMEEIMEVVGLEEQGHNFVRHSAVGQETTDPEEMYMIPSALKRRDSPTADSDASSLHEPPLKIAIKVSVHPLTKKDCVDDQSQDSVQLEIKEEREEEIVQAPVQVPDPVCDTEPPTEPNHTDTAVQNGKDTCIVYESHV, from the exons ATGAATATGTTCAACAACCATCTCCTTTTGTACTACTGGACTACCATATGCCTTTTCAATCTACTAACAGCTTTGACAGCTGCTGAAGATGTCACAAACAGCACTTTAAACCACACTGACATGTTCTCTGGATCTGTGCCTGTGGTCATCTACAGAGTCGATCATATTATAGTGAAAGAAGGTTACAGTGCCTTGATGGACTGCAACATTCAAGGTCGCCCTGGGCCAGAATATGAGTGGTACAACTCCAATGGCCATTTGCTGACAGAAGAGAAGGATGGAG GAAAATGGATTCTTGACAACGGCCAACTAAACATTACTAGTGTATCATTTGACGATCGAGGAAAATACACGTGCGTTGCATCTAACATCTATGGCCAAGTAAATAACACTGTTACTCTGAGAGTTGTCTTCACCTCTGGTGATATGGGGCTCTACTACATGATTGTATGCCTTGTGGCTTTTACTGTTGTTTTGATTTTAAACATTACACGGCTGTGCATGATGAGCAGCCACTTGAAGAAGACTGAGAAAGCCATCAATGAATTCTTCCGGACAGAAGGAGCAGAGAAATTGCAAAAAGCTTTTGAAATAGCAAAACGTATCCCGATCATCACCTCAGCAAAAACTCTTGAGCTTGCTAAAGTAACACAGTTCAAGACCATGGAGTTTGCCCGCTATATTGAGGAACTGGCAAGGAGtgtccccctgccacctctcatcaTGAACTGCAGAACTATAATGGAAGAAATTATGGAGGTGGTGGGACTCGAGGAACAGGGGCATAACTTTGTCAGGCATTCAGCTGTAGGACAGGAGACCACTGACCCAGAGGAGATGTACATGATACCCAGTGCTCTGAAGCGAAGGGACTCCCCCACTGCTGACTCCGATGCATCTTCTCTGCACGAACCACCGCTCAAGATTGCAATCAAGGTGTCTGTCCACCCGTTAACTAAAAAGGACTGTGTGGATGACCAGTCACAAGACAGTGTCCAATTAGAAATtaaagaagagagggaagaagagatTGTCCAAGCACCAGTGCAGGTACCTGATCCAGTTTGTGACACAGAGCCTCCCACGGAACCAAATCATACAGACACGGCTGTGCAAAATGGCAAGGACacttgcattgtttatgaaagcCATGTATGA
- the MFAP3L gene encoding microfibrillar-associated protein 3-like isoform X1 has product MNMFNNHLLLYYWTTICLFNLLTALTAAEDVTNSTLNHTDMFSGSVPVVIYRVDHIIVKEGYSALMDCNIQGRPGPEYEWYNSNGHLLTEEKDGAGKWILDNGQLNITSVSFDDRGKYTCVASNIYGQVNNTVTLRVVFTSGDMGLYYMIVCLVAFTVVLILNITRLCMMSSHLKKTEKAINEFFRTEGAEKLQKAFEIAKRIPIITSAKTLELAKVTQFKTMEFARYIEELARSVPLPPLIMNCRTIMEEIMEVVGLEEQGHNFVRHSAVGQETTDPEEMYMIPSALKRRDSPTADSDASSLHEPPLKIAIKVSVHPLTKKDCVDDQSQDSVQLEIKEEREEEIVQAPVQVPDPVCDTEPPTEPNHTDTAVQNGKDTCIVYESHV; this is encoded by the exons ATGAATATGTTCAACAACCATCTCCTTTTGTACTACTGGACTACCATATGCCTTTTCAATCTACTAACAGCTTTGACAGCTGCTGAAGATGTCACAAACAGCACTTTAAACCACACTGACATGTTCTCTGGATCTGTGCCTGTGGTCATCTACAGAGTCGATCATATTATAGTGAAAGAAGGTTACAGTGCCTTGATGGACTGCAACATTCAAGGTCGCCCTGGGCCAGAATATGAGTGGTACAACTCCAATGGCCATTTGCTGACAGAAGAGAAGGATGGAG CAGGAAAATGGATTCTTGACAACGGCCAACTAAACATTACTAGTGTATCATTTGACGATCGAGGAAAATACACGTGCGTTGCATCTAACATCTATGGCCAAGTAAATAACACTGTTACTCTGAGAGTTGTCTTCACCTCTGGTGATATGGGGCTCTACTACATGATTGTATGCCTTGTGGCTTTTACTGTTGTTTTGATTTTAAACATTACACGGCTGTGCATGATGAGCAGCCACTTGAAGAAGACTGAGAAAGCCATCAATGAATTCTTCCGGACAGAAGGAGCAGAGAAATTGCAAAAAGCTTTTGAAATAGCAAAACGTATCCCGATCATCACCTCAGCAAAAACTCTTGAGCTTGCTAAAGTAACACAGTTCAAGACCATGGAGTTTGCCCGCTATATTGAGGAACTGGCAAGGAGtgtccccctgccacctctcatcaTGAACTGCAGAACTATAATGGAAGAAATTATGGAGGTGGTGGGACTCGAGGAACAGGGGCATAACTTTGTCAGGCATTCAGCTGTAGGACAGGAGACCACTGACCCAGAGGAGATGTACATGATACCCAGTGCTCTGAAGCGAAGGGACTCCCCCACTGCTGACTCCGATGCATCTTCTCTGCACGAACCACCGCTCAAGATTGCAATCAAGGTGTCTGTCCACCCGTTAACTAAAAAGGACTGTGTGGATGACCAGTCACAAGACAGTGTCCAATTAGAAATtaaagaagagagggaagaagagatTGTCCAAGCACCAGTGCAGGTACCTGATCCAGTTTGTGACACAGAGCCTCCCACGGAACCAAATCATACAGACACGGCTGTGCAAAATGGCAAGGACacttgcattgtttatgaaagcCATGTATGA